A single window of Leishmania panamensis strain MHOM/PA/94/PSC-1 chromosome 35 sequence DNA harbors:
- a CDS encoding hypothetical protein (TriTrypDB/GeneDB-style sysID: LpmP.35.7010), with protein sequence MCVRLGVPLTLRCISLLLDNVINEDVLEAACQRMIEEGKLIQVDKDSYTTRNMRFACRVNLLISREYQRLGMTLLHTDGDSAVRYIPAGAEHRFLEVKPSSIGAHAGLGLFLRSTRRVPQGCILCEYRGRILTSAASSVTKGLYVVRVRSSGTFIDGVTTTGEHLSLATFINDHGPLRANAQLMEYDSHSGRVFIVAIRDIAPAEEIFVLYGATYWGFSSYEELKQHLRPPSTPAAKAATALSQVSKCRKCGETVPWRAVRLHSDVCGDPLTSMLLLNLDCLPRSEYTVVCTAGRILAGERVRAFHKATSLVSLSDPQTLAHTFEDIVQDLEFCFPAEAEGEGSS encoded by the coding sequence ATGTGCGTCCGCTTGGGGGTGCCGCTCACTCTTCGTTGcatctctctgctgctggatAATGTCATTAATGAGGACGTATTAGAGGCGGCTTGCCAGCGCATGATTGAGGAGGGCAAGCTGATTCAGGTTGACAAGGATTCTTACACAACGCGCAACATGCGCTTTGCGTGTCGCGTCAACCTCCTGATCAGTCGTGAGTACCAGCGATTGGGAATGACGCTCCTTCACACAGACGGGGACTCGGCGGTGCGGTATATACCCGCCGGCGCAGAGCACCGCTTCTTGGAAGTGAAGCCTTCTTCCATTGGTGCTCATGCTGGCCTTGGCCTTTTCCTGCGTTCAACCCGGCGCGTGCCGCAAGGCTGCATCCTCTGCGAGTACCGTGGGCGCATCCTCACCTCTGCAGCCAGCAGCGTGACGAAGGGACTGTACGTGGTGCGAGTGCGCTCCAGCGGCACGTTTATCGACGGAGTTACAACTACCGGCGAGCACCTTTCACTCGCTACCTTCATCAATGACCATGGCCCTCTGAGGGCGAATGCACAGCTAATGGAATACGACTCCCACTCAGGTCGTGTGTTCATTGTTGCGATCCGCGACATTGCTCCTGCTGAGGAGATCTTCGTCTTGTATGGCGCCACGTACTGGGGCTTCTCGTCCTACGAGGAACTCAAGCAGCACTTGAGGCCGCCGTCTACGCCCGCCGCCAAGGCCGCGACGGCACTGAGTCAGGTGTCCAAGTGCCGAAAGTGTGGCGAGACCGTGCCGTGGCGGGCTGTGCGGCTCCACAGCGACGTCTGCGGCGACCCGCTCACGTCGATGTTGCTGCTAAACCTTGACTGTCTTCCGCGAAGCGAGTACACGGTTGTCTGCACGGCTGGCCGCATCCTCGCCggcgagcgtgtgcgtgctttTCACAAAGCAACGTCACTCGTGAGCCTGTCAGACCCGCAGACGTTGGCACACACCTTCGAGGACATTGTACAGGACCTGGAGTTTTGCTTCCCCGCTGAGGCCGAAGGAGAGGGCTCGTCGTAG
- a CDS encoding hypothetical protein (TriTrypDB/GeneDB-style sysID: LpmP.35.7030): protein MSTSRMLRDAHSSFASGGTTAMVTTASTYASSSAPLTSDELQRIAQLIENDPRILMEVVARLDPQSRRRLVVAGGAMEWFGKESAAQEVEKADADQDRQISPKDFDHWFESALKRRQEEQKKRVTEGKQVTHAENGISATASTAPSDVPVSNTVPLAALFMIALEAALPFVGFGFLDNSTMILAGDMIDGSLGFYLNCSVLASAAMGNVCSGVLGMQVHGLIDNTVQKLNLNTPVLSEEQLKDRRVFLAGHLGGTLGIMLGLILGMLPLLFLDGDTNEKSDYAMFQRWDINHNGFVELPEFEKVLRELGLHQTDIRAKNLIDKYGENNRVNFEQFSQIKADLRDGKPIFD, encoded by the coding sequence ATGAGCACCTCCAGGATGCTTCGAGATGCCCACTCTTCGTTTGCTTCGGGTGGTACTACGGCGATGGTCACCACTGCGTCGACCTACGCCTCTTCGTCAGCACCTCTTACCTCTGACGAGCTCCAACGAATTGCTCAGTTAATCGAAAACGATCCACGCATTCTTATGGAAGTTGTTGCAAGACTCGACCCGCAGAGCCGTCGCCGACTCGTCGTGGCCGGCGGTGCGATGGAGTGGTTTGGCAAAGAAAGCGCTGCGCAAGAGGTAGAGAAGGCAGATGCCGACCAGGACCGTCAGATCTCGCCAAAAGACTTCGACCACTGGTTCGAGAGTGCCCTCAAGCGGCGgcaggaagagcagaaaaagCGCGTGACGGAGGGAAAGCAGGTCACCCACGCGGAGAACGGCATCTCTGCGACCGCCAGCACGGCGCCCTCCGATGTGCCCGTTTCCAAtacggtgccgctggcggcgcttTTCATGATCGCACTAGAAGCCGCCCTTCCCTTCGTTGGGTTTGGCTTCCTGGACAACTCCACGATGATCTTAGCCGGCGACATGATTGACGGTTCACTTGGCTTCTATCTCAACTGCTCTGTGCTGGCCTCGGCAGCCATGGGAAACGTCTGCTCGGGGGTGCTGGGCATGCAGGTGCATGGGCTGATTGACAATACGGTGCAGAAGCTGAACTTGAACACACCCGTGCTTTCAGAGGAACAGCTAAAGGATCGTCGCGTGTTCCTTGCTGGCCACCTGGGTGGTACCTTGGGCATCATGCTGGGCCTAATCCTCGGGATGCTGCCACTTCTTTTTCTGGACGGCGACACTAACGAAAAGTCGGACTACGCCATGTTTCAGCGGTGGGACATAAACCATAACGGCTTCGTAGAGCTGCCAGAGTtcgagaaggtgctgcgcgagctcgGCCTGCACCAAACCGATATCAGAGCAAAGAATTTGATCGACAAGTATGGCGAGAATAACCGAGTCAACTTTGAGCAGTTTTCACAGATCAAGGCGGATCTGCGCGATGGAAAGCCCATCTTTGACTAG
- a CDS encoding hypothetical protein (TriTrypDB/GeneDB-style sysID: LpmP.35.7040) — translation MAELQESAWIPTSGDVPAVQKVRDDYMKYLSDVFTNELVELYELDGSNEAVKQLTACLECGVAVYGHPITVDNPSLT, via the coding sequence atGGCGGAGCTACAGGAGTCTGCGTGGATTCCTACAAGTGGCGACGTGCCGGCGGTGCAGAAGGTGCGTGACGACTACATGAAGTACTTATCTGATGTCTTCACGAATGAGCTGGTCGAGCTTTATGAGCTTGACGGAAGCAACGAGGCTGTGAAGCAGCTGACAGCATGCCTCGAGTGCGGTGTCGCCGTGTATGGCCACCCAATCACTGTGGACAACCCGAGCCTCACGTAG
- a CDS encoding hypothetical protein (TriTrypDB/GeneDB-style sysID: LpmP.35.7050), which translates to MEVLKRECWFYSEQATPHATKVDAATLDRYVARGRVTLATVTLSSGRDVSSVSVKGASQGDVKGLPCGARSLLIDHADGSIVCRGINKFFDLNEVGSDWLKDSSLWTNAYRVWAVRKMAGFIITLFSLDGTRLEVMSKHVLVGPHVDAAWELLERVSEAHRARMAADLFEWGACACCECIRRTQDCLHPVLEAEQFDEQVILIAVQRRTQLREESLCFSQLATVAERWGLDGAPGVAVTDDAALQSVFAATASWNAAYTPFDTCPQLAEGFVLLIETAGSAAALIPRWCFPLRLKLKTPKYVVLRAFRSLVCGDSRPQSYLYHQALMGWLQPRNAAEVRRRVAEAGVHVLNNEFESDLLMQQRVRHRDAQETIGDALARLQRTTALTACPRGRCPLTVVVLCGLPGAGKSTLSMALARVLVLEEVSPFSFVVHLSRDAVSRTVAVDHGITAESSKHKQRRLRALVHQTLCDQLREVACFSTETGQSGLLLLDACNATQESRHIWRQCFPTTLHHYEVAFVECSDTTVMTQRAARRDGHEVLLSVAEAQQALYAVRRKFQPPLEEAAWSVDTKVSSIEEAAASLRTHLEQRAPPRSCAGCCRTLTIPALRDERRQSHATLLHSLLGLSEGTSGALTNMMFYETSTPKVSRATSLQIRLDCSTEALRSAAAQLVSSSLAQPRQSAVSFASAGRLLFRRVSAALRGLSWAPSFPVTGHVTRGHLKWLRGWLLRGRDSCGPAEVHSALRERFVMEPASSHVTLLRINSSVGSTSAEQAVSEYLCQTGMRLGQEVAVRVTSLLLDRYAVSFGVTLAGGQHVQGPSVQRPGGTVIPLHITVGTAAGVAAAYAGNMFAMFDVLQAENESLEAVQRGSFQAVNRSQRKYHNFVEYQLNTALPLRGVVEVCPS; encoded by the coding sequence ATGGAGGTGCTGAAGCGCGAGTGCTGGTTTTACAGCGAGCAAGCGACTCCCCATGCCACGAAGGTTGACGCTGCAACGCTTGACAGGTACGTTGCGCGCGGTCGTGTTACGCTTGCGACTGTGACGCTGTCAAGCGGACGTGATGTTTCCTCCGTAAGCGTGAAGGGTGCTTCCCAAGGAGATGTCAAGGGACTTCCGTGCGGCGCACGGTCCTTGCTGATCGACCACGCTGATGGCAGCATCGTGTGTCGCGGCATCAACAAGTTTTTTGACCTAAACGAGGTAGGGAGCGACTGGCTGAAGGACTCCTCCCTGTGGACGAACGCGTACCGTGTATGGGCTGTGCGCAAGATGGCTGGGTTTATTATCACGCTCTTCTCGCTCGATGGCACGCGACTTGAGGTAATGAGTAAGCACGTTCTCGTTGGCCCTCACGTCGACGCAGCGTGGGAGCTTCTGGAGAGGGTGAGTGAGGCACACCGAGCTCGAATGGCGGCAGACTTATTCGAATGGGgagcgtgcgcgtgttgcGAGTGTATTCGACGCACGCAGGATTGTCTGCACCCAGTGCTTGAAGCAGAGCAGTTTGATGAGCAAGTGATCCTGATCGCGGTGCAAAGGCGCACACAGCTGCGGGAGGAGAGCCTGTGCTTCTCGCAGTTAGCAACTGTGGCTGAGCGGTGGGGTCTTGATGGTGCCCcaggggtggcggtgacagaTGATGCGGCTCTGCAGAGTGTGTTCGCTGCTACAGCATCGTGGAATGCGGCGTACACCCCTTTTGACACTTGCCCACAGCTCGCGGAGGGGTTTGTGCTGCTAATCGAGACGGCAGGGTCAGCGGCGGCCCTCATCCCTCGATGGTGCTTTCCATTGCGACTCAAACTCAAAACTCCTAAGTACGTTGTGCTGCGGGCCTTCCGTTCTCTCGTGTGCGGCGACTCACGGCCGCAGAGCTACCTCTATCATCAGGCACTGATGGGGTGGCTTCAGCCTAGAAATGCTGCGGAGGTTCGACGGCGTGTGGCAGAGGCAGGGGTGCATGTACTGAACAACGAGTTCGAGTCGGACTTAttgatgcagcagcgggtgcgACACCGAGATGCTCAAGAAACGATCGGCGACGCACTTGCTCGCCTTCAGCGCACGACGGCGCTCACTGCCTGCCCTCGGGGTCGATGCCCTCTCACGGTGGTGGTTCTCTGCGGCTTACCTGGGGCCGGTAAGTCAACGCTCTCGATGGCGCTTGCCCGTGTGCTTGTGTTGGAGGAGGTGTCTCCGTTCAGCTTTGTCGTTCACCTGAGTCGCGACGCAGTGAGCCGCACCGTAGCGGTTGACCACGGTATCACGGCCGAGAGTAGCAAGCATAAACAGCGACGGCTGCGCGCCCTGGTTCACCAGACGCTCTGCGATCAACTGCGGGAGGTGGCGTGCTTTTCCACAGAGACAGGCCAGAGCggtcttctcctcctcgatgcgTGCAACGCAACGCAGGAAAGTCGACACATATGGCGGCAGTGCTTCCCGACCACGTTGCACCACTATGAGGTTGCTTTCGTGGAGTGTTCTGACACCACTGTAATGACGCAGCGTGCCGCCAGGCGAGACGGTcacgaggtgctgctcagTGTTGCCGAAGCGCAACAGGCACTCTATGCGGTGCGCAGAAAGTTTCAGCCTCCCCTGGAGGAGGCTGCGTGGAGCGTTGACACGAAGGTGAGCTCTATAGAAGAGGCGGCTGCGAGCTTGCGCACACATCTCGAGCAGAGAGCGCCTCCacggagctgcgccggctgctgccgaACCTTGACAATCCCAGCGCTACGGGATGAGCGGCGTCAGAGCCACGCAACCCTGCTGCACAGTCTGCTCGGCTTGTCGGAGGGTACTTCCGGGGCGCTTACCAACATGATGTTCTACGAGACCTCGACCCCAAAGGTAAGCAGAGCAACTTCGCTACAGATACGACTCGATTGCTCTACGGAGGCGCttcgcagcgcagccgcgcaaCTGGTTTCTTCCTCGCTGGCCCAGCCGCGTCAGTCAGCCGTGTCTTTCGCCTCGGCCGGCCGTCTTCTCTTCCGGCGAGTCTCGGCAGCACTTCGAGGTTTGTCATGGGCGCCCTCCTTTCCAGTTACTGGTCACGTGACCAGGGGACATTTAAAGTGGTTGCGTGgctggctgctgcgcggGCGTGACTCATGCGGGCCAGCGGAGGTGCACAGTGCGCTACGAGAGCGATTCGTGATGGAGCCGGCGAGTTCGCACGTGACGCTGCTCCGGATAAACTCATCAGTGGGGTCCACAAGTGCCGAGCAGGCCGTGTCCGAATATCTCTGCCAGACTGGCATGCGCCTCGGTCaagaggtggcggtgcgggtCACGTCTTTGCTTTTGGACCGCTACGCCGTGAGTTTTGGTGTCACGTTAGCTGGCGGGCAGCATGTGCAGGGGCCGAGTGTGCAGAGACCCGGGGGCACTGTCATCCCCCTGCATATCACAGTCGGTACCGCAGCcggagtcgctgctgcctaTGCCGGAAATATGTTCGCCATGTTTGACGTCTTGCAGGCGGAGAATGAGTCACTAGAGGCAGTGCAACGGGGGTCGTTTCAAGCAGTCAACCGAAGCCAACGAAAGTACCACAACTTCGTTGAGTACCAGCTGAACACTGCGCTTCCGCTGCGTGGCGTAGTGGAGGTGTGTCCCTCGTAA
- a CDS encoding hypothetical protein (TriTrypDB/GeneDB-style sysID: LpmP.35.7060) — protein sequence MSSVLTPVAPASPATSRKVTFVLPGEAKEVTAASPPAVPILVPSMPAVLPPTPAPLAAPSVPALPSLDFPQLHATEEELPKTMMSVNYASSEEKPVSPEEVPDYSKWVYPVLMEGSSACSPPLKFPLTDVIAPHVLTPAALLRWSEREVLATLPTMLPPDYIIFGGAKYSSTSLDLVHPPLAVATSAKRTLDFHNAMEAQRLQFLVDQLEVARHYLKIEARRVTKAQRTASTLTTAGYTAVPIDTVSDAIQKSGETEDVAMTNIWSAAYFGSPQQLTAMMEKCKLDGVLDSVGYVHYRRRLWGLKRVGDRFELGLGLRGTLLQFAAAAGKLDNVVILLTSGARDTATPRLKEILSAESMQIVEAILIPRTHAPRHNRAPTVGVMATSKATPPVMERTFISEHVVKIDEEGLSPLGRASDIAAAAMAAFA from the coding sequence ATGTCGTCCGTACTCACCCCTGTGGCGCCTGCCAGCCCCGCCACTTCCCGGAAGGTCACGTTTGTGCTCCCGGGAGAGGCGAAAGAGGTCACTGCTGCATCACCCCCTGCAGTGCCCATATTGGTTCCTAGTATGCCAGCTGTGTTGCCACCAACTCCGGCGCCACTTGCTGCTCCGTCGGTTCCTGCATTGCCGTCGCTCGACTTCCCCCAACTCCAtgcgacagaggaggagcttcCAAAGACGATGATGTCGGTTAACTATGCCTCTTCCGAGGAGAAGCCGGTGAGTCCCGAAGAAGTCCCAGATTACAGCAAGTGGGTCTATCCTGTGTTGATGGAGGGCTCGTCCGCATGCTCACCACCACTGAAGTTTCCTTTGACCGACGTGATAGCTCCGCACGTTCTCacaccagctgcgcttcTGCGCTGGTCGGAGAGGGAGGTTCTCGCGACCCTGCCGACCATGCTGCCCCCGGATTATATAATTTTTGGCGGCGCGAAGTACAGCAGCACGTCCCTTGACCTTGTGCACCCGCCACTCGCCGTCGCTACAAGCGCGAAGCGTACTTTGGATTTCCACAACGCGATGGAAGCCCAACGACTTCAGTTCCTTGTCGATCAACTCGAGGTGGCGAGGCACTACTTGAAGATTGAAGCACGACGCGTAACCAAGGCGCAGCGGACGGCGTCCACCTTGACGACAGCAGGCTACACCGCGGTGCCGATCGACACCGTGAGTGATGCTATTCAAAAGAGCGGCGAAACTGAAGATGTGGCGATGACGAATATCTGGTCTGCTGCGTACTTCGGGTCTCCTCAGCAGCTCACCGCGATGATGGAGAAGTGCAAGCTCGATGGAGTGCTAGATAGCGTGGGCTACGTCCACTATAGACGGCGCCTGTGGGGCTTGAAGCGAGTTGGCGACAGGTTTGAGCTCGGGCTTGGGTTGAGAGGCACCCTACTGCAGtttgccgcagcagcggggaaACTGGACAATGTTGTTATTCTGCTGACGAGCGGGGCGCGAGATACAGCGACTCCGCGGTTGAAGGAGATTCTGTCAGCTGAGTCCATGCAGATCGTTGAGGCTATTCTCATACCCCGCACCCATGCGCCACGGCACAATCGTGCCCCGACAGTGGGGGTGATGGCTACAAGCAAAGCAACGCCGCCAGTTATGGAGCGTACTTTCATCAGCGAGCACGTTGTCAAGATCGATGAGGAGGGTCTATCGCCTCTAGGAAGGGCGAGTGACATtgccgcggctgcgatggcggCTTTCGCGTAG
- a CDS encoding hypothetical protein (TriTrypDB/GeneDB-style sysID: LpmP.35.7070) has protein sequence MSRKRMRAEDIHYWLLKSEPHKFSIDDLAKQKTSTWDGVRNYAARNNMRAMAVGDKALFYHSNTKEPGVAGIAEVVRLAYDDFTALDKTSEYFDPKATKEKNPWQMVDVKFVEKWNAVVTLQAMKSRRELQKMALFTQSRLSVQPVGAAEYAYVLRMNEEQAQT, from the coding sequence ATGAGCCGCAAGCGCATGCGCGCGGAGGATATACACTACTGGCTGTTGAAATCAGAGCCTCACAAGTTCTCCATCGACGACTTGGCGAAGCAGAAAACCTCTACATGGGATGGGGTACGCAACTACGCTGCACGAAACAACATGCGTGCAATGGCAGTCGGCGACAAGGCGCTTTTCTACCATAGCAATACAAAGGAGCCAGGAGTTGCTGGGATTGCTGAGGTAGTGCGGTTGGCGTACGACGACTTTACTGCTCTGGATAAGACCTCAGAGTACTTTGACCCAAAAGCTACGAAGGAGAAAAACCCATGGCAGATGGTGGATGTGAAGTTTGTGGAAAAGTGGAACGCTGTCGTGACACTGCAGGCGATGAAGTCGCGTAGGGAGCTGCAGAAGATGGCTCTCTTCACACAGTCACGCCTGAGCGTACAGCCGGTGGGCGCGGCAGAGTACGCATATGTGTTGCGCATGAATGAGGAGCAGGCGCAAACATAG
- a CDS encoding DNA-binding protein, putative (TriTrypDB/GeneDB-style sysID: LpmP.35.7080), producing MPSSDQVLVDALRSRLKRRRSDIFRYLDALFYEDCRRIMECVSELDSNDLFLRNPSSLPDYAQHVPRPMYWELINRKLQRYEYRAAADFMADMRAVVNNCYLYNGVQAPASKVARAMEVLMEDRFVTELRATPVPPAEVKKACIGMSSADSREILRIYTFYEGLEVSTTSGNTNIQLRSAKSATLRRMLEYARSSAEHREKKARLRHAAKVSRVSDRRRQAMAGAQAAVMQQDAAVQFHQDAEPRLEQVPQNAQAAMPMMEEVSPIRIEEEGEWLDEGDLEESSPM from the coding sequence ATGCCCTCGAGTGATCAGGTTCTGGTCGATGCGCTGCGTAGTCGTCtgaagaggcggcgcagtgaCATTTTCCGTTACCTCGATGCCCTTTTCTACGAAGACTGTCGCCGCATCATGGAGTGCGTGTCTGAACTGGACAGCAATGACTTGTTTCTCAGAAACCCATCTTCCTTGCCGGACTATGCGCAGCATGTTCCTCGGCCTATGTACTGGGAGCTGATTAATAGGAAACTGCAGCGCTACGAGTACAGGGCCGCGGCGGACTTTATGGCTGACATGCGGGCAGTTGTCAACAACTGTTATCTGTACAATGGCGTTCAAGCGCCGGCATCAAAGGTTGCACGAGCGATGGAGGTTCTTATGGAGGATCGATTTGTGACGGAGCTGAGGGCTACACCAGTGCCGCCTGCGGAAGTGAAGAAGGCGTGCATCGGTATGTCTTCGGCTGACAGCCGCGAGATTCTTCGCATCTACACTTTCTACGAAGGACTGGAGGTAAGCACAACGTCAGGAAACACAAACATTCAGCTCCGCTCTGCCAAAAGCGCCACGCTGCGGCGCATGCTTGAGTACGCCCGGAGTAGCGCTGAGCATCGGGAGAAGAAGGCCAGACTGCGGCATGCCGCAAAGGTGTCGCGTGTGTCGGATCGACGCCGGCAAGCGATGGCAGGGGCTCAGGCAGCGGTGATGCAGCAGGACGCAGCTGTGCAGTTCCATCAAGACGCCGAACCTCGACTCGAGCAGGTTCCTCAAAATGCGCAAGCGGCCATGCcgatgatggaggaggtgagccCCATCCGCatcgaggaagagggggagtggcTCGACGAGGGGGATTTGGAGGAATCGTCGCCGATGTGA